Within Runella rosea, the genomic segment TTTAAATGCGATTCCTAACAATTTTTTCAAGGGTTTTCCAGATGAAATAAAGAATATTTCACCCAATGGCCTGATTAAACAATCTACGTATTACAAAAGGCAAGCGAACAATAGTTTTATCAAAGAGTCCGAAAGTAATTATGGATATGTTTTGAATCGAAAAGGGTATCCTACGGTAGTATCTCAAACATACTCTTACAGAAATAGTACTGGTACATGGGTTACTAACAACACCTACAAAACGACTTATTCTTATTTCAACTGCGAGGAATAATAATGTTTTACCTCCAATCAATTTTTCACTTCTTACACATTTATAATCATGGCAAAAGTAGAAAATGTATCTATGGTCATCGGTAATGATCAGGTACAGAACAGCAACCAAGAATCGTGCAGAAAGATAAAAGTATCGGCAAAATTCAAGTTTGCACCAGAGGAAATCGGAAATCAATTTCAGGCTCGAATAACGCTTTTTGGCACAGATAGACCTGGCATAGACGTTGATGACGCACGCCAATTTCCTCCATGGATACGCTGGGATACCGCCATAGGCGATTTTGATTTTAGCGGTGGAAACGGCGCGTTATCTACATCGGCACTTTCTATTGTAGGTTCAGTTGTATATCAGAAAGCCCTAACTCCAACAACAACTGAGATGGATTTTGTAGAAGAGAAATTAGTACTTGAATCAAAATTGAACGAAGATCCATTAAGAGAATTTATTCCCATTGGCCCTCCGCCAATCACACACCGAATTCCCAAACCGCACCAAGATGAACTATTTGTCAAAGTTCAACTGATAGCTGAGGGGATATCACCCGTACAAATAACTACTATTTTTTAATAAAATCTTCTTTAAACACTTAATCTCATGCAAACACCAGAGAAATTCACGCCCGATTTGCAGGGGTGTGGGAAGAAAGCTACACCCGTAGCCATGTCAAGTGTACAATATCCTGTTTCGGCTCAATCTCACTTGTTATTACGCAACGTCAGCGAATATTACACGGCTTTCAATCGAGCGCACTGGGGGCCGTATCCACCCAACTGTTTTGACCATTGTTTAGGTGGCGGGTTAGCTTGTTTTCTATTCGATTTAACAGAAGATGGTTGCTATCAAGCTATTTTCAAGACCCAACGGTACAAAGAAGTAGCAGGCACGAGCGCACGGGTATGGTTTCATATGCACCAAATGGGAATTGTGACACACATAGAGACAACCGAGGGTGAATACCAAATTTTTACGGTAGTCTTGGGCAAACTCCCTGCCGAAGGTGGCTTATGGCAGCTTTGCCTCAATGTACATACCGAGCACCCAGAAAACATGTTTGCTTTTTTTGAAGCTACCCTAGAAAAATTATACTAAATCATTTTTCAAGATAAAAAAATATCATGAAGACTTTCATTCGACCTATTCATACTGCTTCGTTAATAGCAATTTTGCTCACTACCACACTCACAAGCTGCGGCCTTTTCCAAAAAGCCGTTGAAGCCGCTTGGCCATTGCTGGGTACTTACAAAATGAACAATATCCAACTGGAACTGCGCTACACCGCCAACGGCTCGTATAATCAGAGAGGCACAACGACTCGTTTCCCCAATGATTTACTGGATTTTGGTACCGGCACGGTTACGATGGGCAATGCTACCTACAATTACCGCCAAGAAAATGTAAACGGGGTGAAGAAAGTGGTATTTGTGGATCAAAGCACCAACGAAGATGTGGTAAATTTCAACTATACGCTCAACGGGAATGCACTCACCCTCACGTCTGACAATATCATCATGGGCACTACCGCAAGAGAAAGGACACAGGAAGCCTTAGGATGGGCAGCAGTTTTTGGTTTTGGCACCACTACTTTCCCGCGCATCACTTCGGCTACGGATGCTTCTTACGGGGCTTTTATTGTTAACGCTACTAAATAACGGGACGAAAATATTTTTCCTTTCCATCAGTTGGGTACTGTTTCACCGGCTGGCCCAAACCCAAGAATTACCCCATCGAATGCGAATGGGGCTATCGCTCGACTTGGTAGGCAATACGTTGGGCGTAGGGGCACAGCTGCACGGTTCGTTTCGCCTCACCGACAGCTATTACTTCAGTTTCGACGACCGCCACCAATACACTAATATAGGAGGTGGAGTGGGTGCTACCCTTTCAAGAGCGCTTTCAGTGGGTATGAGTATTCCAAACTACGTTACCTATGGCATAGGCAGGGGGCGTGCCATGTGGGAGTTTGGCTTAACAGGTGTAAGGGGACAGAAGTTGGTAATCAGTACAGAAACCACCCCCCAAACAGGACAACTTTATCGAACGCCCAATGAGCATTGGCAATACTTGGTGCTGCCCCTCGTGGGTTATCGGTACACTGCTTACAGCGGCTTTATGTTTCGGGTCAACGCTCCCGTACCGGGCATTGCCTTTGGCTGGATTCTCTAACATTTTAAACGTATACAATGACCATGAAAAATTATTTTATTCTTTTCGCTTTTGGTATTATTATTCTGGCAGGTTGCAGCCGCAATAGCGCCCCTGCCACCCAAGGACCTGCCAAAACCTATGCTATTCTGCCTTTCGACGTAACCATCGAAAAAAACCTGCAAATCAAAAAAACAACGCCCGAAATGCTCCGTCAGCAGGAAGAGCGCGAAAGCCTTCAATACCAAAGCGGCGTATTTCAGTACATGATGGAGCGCAAAAAAGAGTTTAGTGTCAATTTTCAAGACATAGACGATACCAACACACTCCTCATGCGCAATGGAATCGTTTATGAAAAAGGCCGCTCTATGACCAAAGCGGAACTTTGCCAACTCCTTCAAGTAGATGGTATCCTAACAGGAAAGTACCAGCGTAAAGAAAATCTCGACCGTAATATTTCGCGAGGATTGGATTTAATAGCGAGGCAAACCGAAAATTTTGCCCTCAGTCCTAAGCAGGGTGAAGCGACATTGAGTCTTTCCCTCTACAATGCCACCGAAAAACGAGTGGTATGGACTTATCAAAATGACGATTGGAACAGTAGTTATCGCAGCCCAGAAGAACTTGCCCAAAAATTGATGGAAAGAGCTGCGAAGAAGTTTCCTTATAAAAAGTGAACCCCCATTTTTTAAACTTTAAACGTAATCACGAAACAATCCCTTCTCATCCCTCTCTACCTTTTGGTCGTTTTTTGTTGGGCAGAGTGTTGCCCAACTACGAGGCAGGGGCTATTCCGAAAAACGTTTACAGTTCTACGTTACTATGTTTTAACCCCACCTCAAAACCTGCGGCGGCAGCCTCTACTGATGCTCAAAACGATGAAAACACTTCTCCGACTTCCGTTCATTCTAATGATTATGATAGCAATAGTGTTCAGTTGCAAAAAGAAAGAACCCGCACCCGACCCTTACGCTTTTTTGGTGGGTACGTGGCAGTATGCCAACGGTGCCGAGTGTGTGTTTGATGCGACTACCAAAACTGCCAAAGGAACAAAAGTTCCCACCAACAACACGCTCTTTAAGTTTGTGGTTGGCGAAGACTACTGGCGAAACGTCAAATCAACGACCACTGACCAATGGGAATATGAGCAGATTATAAGGTTTTCGGACGGCAAAACGGTGGAGTACCGAAAAAGTATATTGAGAAAAAAGGACGATAACACACTGTTTATTAATACCCCCGGCCTCGCTGACAGCGAACTCAAACGGTTGAAGTAAACTACTTCTTGAACTTTAAGCCTTCTTTCGATGCCTCATCGACCATAACTGCGCGCTGCCGCGAAAATGTGGTATTTTGAAAAACGCTTACAGTTTTATTGCACAAAACTTGATTAACTTGAACGTAAGTTTCATTTTCACATTATCAGCTATTCTCACAACCGCGCCAGCGTCAGTCCACCATCCACCATAAACACCTGCCCCGTCGAATACGGGAACGCGCCTTCGGCAATGGCAGCCACGGCTTTGCCGATGTCGCCAGGAAAGCCCCAGCGCGGTTGAACGGTGAGGCCGTCGGCAATGAGTTTGTCGTATTTGTCGGTAACGCCCGCCGTCATGTCGGTTTTGATCACGCCCGGGCGCACTTCGTACACAGGGATTCCAAATTCGCCCAAACGCGCGGCAAACAACTGCGTGGTCATGCTCAGTCCTGCTTTGGCCACGCAGTATTCGCCGCGATTGACGGAAGCTACGGTCGCCGAAATGGACGAAATGGTAATGATACAACCTTCAAAATCAGCGCTTTCGTTTTTTTGCTGAATCATCCAATTGGCGGTGGCTTGGGTCAGAAAATACGTTCCTTTCAGATTGGTATT encodes:
- a CDS encoding 3-ketoacyl-ACP reductase is translated as MKKVAFITGGSRGIGLGIAEHLAKKGFDLAINGMRDEASVEEALTHLRSLGAEVIYCQGDIASTEARMKMLDKIKLHFGRLNVLVNNAGVAPKVRADILEATEESFDYVVNTNLKGTYFLTQATANWMIQQKNESADFEGCIITISSISATVASVNRGEYCVAKAGLSMTTQLFAARLGEFGIPVYEVRPGVIKTDMTAGVTDKYDKLIADGLTVQPRWGFPGDIGKAVAAIAEGAFPYSTGQVFMVDGGLTLARL